The segment TACACACAGATAATGAGATTACAGGGATGTTCGAGTGCTCGGATCAAATGATTAATAAATTGCAACAAAACATAGTTTGGGGTCAGAAGGGTAACTTTCTTGACGTTCCAACCGATTGCCCGCAAAGAGATGAAAGGCTGGGCTGGACAGGAGACGCTCATGTATTTATGAGAACCGCTTCCTACAACATGAATACAGCGTTATTCTTCACAAAGTGGCTGCGAGATCTGAAGGCAGATCAGTTGCCAAACGGTGGCGTGCCTCATGTAATTCCTCATGTGCTGCGTGCTGAGGATCACTCCTCTTCAGCCTGGGGGGATGCGGCGGTTATATGTCCATGGACACTTTATCTATGCTATGGAGATAGAAGAATATTAGAGCAACAATACGATAGTATGAAGGCATGGGTGGAGTATATACGCTATCAAGGGGAAAATGAATACCTTTGGAATACAGGGTTCCACTTTGGGGATTGGCTTGGCTTAGACGCAAAAGAAAACAGTTATGAGGGAGCGACTCCCAAAGATCTCATAGCGACAATTTTTTACGCGTATTCAACGCATTTGCTGAAAGAAACAGCTATGGTCTTGAATCGTTCTGAGGATGCGGCAAAGTATGAACAGTTGCACCAACATATTATGGATGAATTTAACAACGTGTTCATTTCGCCCAATGGCAGGTTAATTTCAAACACCCAAACTGCACATGTGTTGGCTCTCATGTTTGATGTTGTTAAAGTGAAGGATCGTCAAAGAGTTGCTGACGCATTGGCTCAGTTAATTATTGAAAATAATGTTCATCTAACTACAGGCTTTGTCGGGACGCCTTATTTATGTCATGTATTGTCAAGGTTCGGCTATGATCATCTAGCTTACCAATTAGTGTTCCAAAAGGAATTTCCTTCGTGGCTGTATGCCATTACTAAAGGAGCTACTACGATTTGGGAGCATTGGGACGGAATCAAAGAGGATGGTTCCTTCTGGAGTGATGATATGAATTCGTTTAATCACTATGCTTATGGAGCCGTTGGAGACTGGCTATATCGGACAGTGGCTGGAATCGACACAGCAACAAGTCAGCCGGGCTACAAACATATCATCATAAATCCAACCTTTGGATCAGAGCTGAATTGGGTGAAAGCTAGCTATGAAAGCCTGTATGGTACCATTCGCTCGGAGTGGAGCAAGCAGGAGAACGGTATGGAGATTAATATTGCTATACCGCCCAATACAACTGCACAGGTAATCTTTAAGGGAATAAATAGAGTTGAGCAATTAGAAGAAGGAGGCTCGATACTGCCAATTATGGGGGGCTTGTTGAGCTGGGACTGTTGTGAGGACCATGTTGCATTACACTTAGGATCAGGAAACTATAGCTTTAGATATAAGGGAGATGATTGACTTGAGGCCGAACATTATTTTTTTGATGACTGACCAACAGAGATGGGACTGTATTGGAAGATATAATAAGCATATTCAGACGCCAAATATTGACCGGTTGGCAGACGCGGGGATTGTTTATAGTCAAGCCGTATGCCAGGCGCCGATGTGCGTCCCAAGCCGTTATTCCATGATGTATGGTATGTATCCCTCTCAGCTTGGGGTTCGCGCAAATTGTGATGGCATTACGAATGAAGAACTGCTGCCTGCTGACCCGCTACCGGAGCTCATGAGGAAAGCCGGCTATCAAACTGCAGGGTTTGGCAAAACCCATTGGAATCATAATGCTGAGGGAGTCTCCGAGCCTTCGGCCAGAGGTTTCGAACATCGGGCTATTGGGTTATCTCGTGCGGACGGCCACTACGAGCAAGGTGCGATCATGATGGGGGATACACATCCTGAGCGGCTGGAGACCTACATGGATGAAACCAAGAATTTTGGCGCAGGCGAAGAGAATGAGAATGGTTATATCGGCTCTACTAGCAAAATTCCAATGAACCATCATCGGGACGGTTGGGTAGCGGAGCAATGTTTGCAGTTTATTGATGAGGACCGGATTGAATCGGAACGGCCGTTGTTCCTATATTTATCATTCTTGAAGCCTCATGCTGGATATAATGTTCCTAAAGAATTTGAAAATTTGTATCGGATAGAAGACATACCCGACATTCAACAGCCTCCTTGGGAGATGGAAGAGGATACGCATCTAGCGGCAACGGATGCTCTTAATCGGGAAAGCCTTGAGGATTATCGCCAGAAGCGAATAGTCTGGGAAGCGATGAGCCCATTGGAACGCCGTCGCTCTACGTTGCGGTATTGGGCGAATTGCTCATGGCTGGATCATTATTTTGGTCAAGTGCTAGACCGATTGCGGGAGCGGGGCGTGCTGGATAATGCGCTGATCGTCTTCTGTTCGGATCACGGTGAGATGTTCAGTGAACGGCGATATCGTTTTTCGAAATATTGCCTATATGACAGCAGTGTGCGCGTGCCACTCATTTTATCCGGTTCTACAATTCCCCAGTACAAACGAGGGACCACTAATGACCGTCCGGTTGAGTTGATCGATCTCGTGCCTACGTTGTCCAACATTGCGGGCTTGCAACGGAATCCGATGCTGCCGGGACTTGATCTGTTAGGTGATGTGGTACGAAAAGGCGCTTTTTGCGAATTTCACGGGAAAGGCGTACCGGTCCATGCCGCTCCGGCCTATATGTGGAGAACAAAGGAATGGAAGCTGATTTTGTACCTGGAAGGAGCAGTGGGCAATGATGGGGCGCATCATCAGGACATACTCGGAGAACTTTATGATCTGGGAGAAGATCCAAACGAGTGGAATAATTTATACTATAATGATGGATATACTGGAATTCGAGAGCAGCTGAAAACAGAGCTGTTGATGCATCTGGCAATAGCTTGGGCGAAGGCACCCGTGTTTTATGGTAGGAGAGGTTTGATAGGATTAGAGCGATTTGAGACATGCCGAAAGGAATTGGGATAGGGTGGAATTTTATAAAGAATTAAAGGAGCAGTTCACGTCGTTTGTCTCCACCACGAAGTATATATCCGTTGTTGTGGTTGCATGGTGACCCTCGGGAGACAGACTCTGTAATTCGTCAGGAGATTGCCACCATGGACGAAGGGGGAAGCGCGGGATTCATCATTGAATCCCGTCCACATGCTGACTACTTAGGAGAGGGTTGGTGGAGAGATCTTGACATATCTGTCTGGACGAAGCGCATGGTATGTCCCGCACGCCTTTTCTCCACTTAGGATTTCCAGACAAAAAAGGGACTTCAACCCAAAATGGAGAAGTTTTCAAGTGACGAAACAAGCGCCGGTCCATGTCCATGACGGGGAAATGGCTCCAGATTTAATCAAGACCGTAACGGCCGAAAACGACGTGCAATTCTTTATGCTTGATGCGGGCTACGACCAAAAGAAGGCGAAAAAACTTCGCTGCCCTCACGCCACCGGTAAAGTCGATTGTCCGCTCGGGATGACCGCTTATTCCTCTTCCAATTACGGTATGGTCGTGAAGATCGATGTAAAAGACGACCTGAAACGGTACAGCAGTCCACACCGAGATACCAAGCGTTGAAAGGAACTTTACAACAAACGTACCCGCGTGGAACGATACAACTCCAGAATGAAAACCCACCTTACCGCAGACAGTTTGCATGTCTGGGGGATTCAAAAAGTGACGACTTACCAGTATCTCAACGCGATTGTGCTGCTCGTCTCTGCGCTTTCTGTAGCAGGTAAGAAGAACAAAACAGCAACTTAAAAAATGTAAACGGAAAAATTATGCAGGTCTTTACATTTTTAGAATAAAGCCACCGGATCCGCTTTGATCCGAGTGAATCCTGCTGACTTTACGTCAGAATAGAATTATGCAAAATGCTCAAGTATGTGATTCAAAAAAGAATGGATTAGGCATGTGAATTGTTAGTTTCTTCTCATTATAAGGTCTATGAAATTGCTGAACGGGTTGGATACACAGATAAAAAACATTTCAGTAAGCTATTTACTACCTATCAGAAATTTAATCCGAGAGAATATAGAAGAAAGCATCAAGTTGAATTGCGCAAATAAAGCTCCATAAAGGAAGTGCTTGTATGCAGAGCGATAATACTCCTGTGATCAAGAAGCTGATACATCATTCTCCAAGCGAGCTGGCTAAGCAGCTTCCGTGTTATGTGAACGCTATGGGGTGGAGGGTGTATGGAGCTGACATGGCTAACGAGAGGAAAACAGGGGAGTTTTACGACTTTCAAATTCAGTACGTTCTGAAGGGCAAGGGATATTTATTATGGAACGATACCGTTTATTCACTCCAGCAGGGCGATTTTTTCTTCATCAACCTGAGTATTGGTCATAAATATTGCGCCGATCCGGTAGAGCCATGGGAAGCGGTGTGGATACATTTTGGAGGCAGTCAAGCCACTCTCTATTACCATTTGTTCGGCCAGTCGCAGCCCGTTATAACCTTCCCGCACCATGATATCGCTGGAGAGCTAATGCTTCAATTGCTTGAGCGGTATGACCGGCTATCAAGCGAGTTCGATCTGCTAGCAGGCGCACATTTGATTCGGATCATGACCGAGCTTACTATAGCCAACACATCCAAGCTTAAATTGACCATCAGTAACGAATACAGGAGCGAGGTGCAGAGGGCGATTCGATTTATAGAAGAGCATATACAGGAATCGTTAACGGTTGAGATGGTTTCTCAGTATGTCAAGTTTAGTCCATTTCACTTCTCCCGCTTATTCAAGAGGATAACAGGCTTCTCTGTGCTAGAGTATATAACGAAATACCGAATTTCGCGGGTCAAGGAGCTGATGATCCAGACCGACTTGTCGCTTGCTGAAATAGCAGGCAGGACCGGATATTGCGATCAAAGCCATCTAGGCAAGATGTTTAAGCGGATGGAAGGCATCACTCCAAATCAATTTCGCAAAAATGCGAGATTCCGTTAGGTAGTTGATTCATCGATAGCGCAGGAATATACCAAAATGCATATTGAAACATAACAGACTCAATTCGGACGCTCCTTTATAATACGGGGAAAAGGAGATGAGGGTATAAATGAGTCAATTAGACTGTCGCAAACGAGAATGCTTCGATTGGAATTGGAAGTTTATTTTATCGGATGAGATAGACGCTTACCGGGACGATTATGACGACAGCCACTGGCGGACTGTACAGCTTCCCCATGATTGGAGTATAGAGGGTGAGTATGCCGAGCAGAACCCGACTGGTAAGTGTGGCGGCTTTCTGCCCAGCGGCATAGGCTGGTACCGCAAGCAGCTGGAGTGGAGCGGGACCATAGGGGAAAAGGGGCTGTTTCTCGAATTTGACGGCATTTATATGAACAGCACGATCTGGATTAACGGCTGCAAAGTAAACGAACGGCCTTACGGCTACATGGGCTTCGAGGTTGCTTTCGCAGACCTGCTTCGGGAAGGAAGCAATACTATTGCCATACGAGTGGACAATACCGGAAGCCCTAGCGGCCGCTGGTATACTGGATGCGGCATCTATCGCCATGTTTGGCTTGTGGAGACAGAAGTAGTGCGTGTCGCGCATTGGGGGACGTATATTACGACTCCGGCCATACACAATGAGTATGCTCTTGTTCACGGTCAGATCGAGCTGACCAACCATTCCGCTGGTGAGCGCGAGGTGACGCTTGTTGCTCAAATCTTTTCTCCTTCAGGCACGCTTGTCGGGAAAGCGTCGAAGCTCTTGAAGCTGGAGGCTAATAAAGGCGCGACTGAGGAAGTGGAGATGAATATCAGCTCTCCGAAGCTCTGGTCTGTGGATACTCCGGAAGTGTATACAATGAAAACAGAGATATTCGCGAACGGCTGCTGTATCGACGATCATGTGACGAGCTTTGGCATACGGAGCTTCTCTATTGATACTACGCGTGGCTTCGCCTTGAATGGTCAGCCGATGAAGCTGAAGGGGGTATGCCTTCATCATGATGCCGGGCCTGTTGGGGCAGCAGTGCCCGAGAAGCTGCTGATGAAGCGGCTCCGAATGCTTAAGGAGATGGGGTGCAACGCAATCCGCACAGCCCATCATCCCATGTCACCCGAGTTTTATACATTTTGCGATCGGCTTGGTTTTATCGTGGTGGACGAAGCGTTCGACGGCTGGGAGAAGACGAAAGCAGATTGCGATTATGGGTTGTACTTCGAAGAATGGTGGCAGCAGGATCTCGGAGATATGTTGCGACGCGACCGAAACCATCCTTGTGTATTGTTCTGGAGTATCGGCAACGAGGTTCTAGACATGAAGCCCGAAACAACTCGCAAGCTTGTTGAATTTGTGCATCAGCTTGATCCAACCCGGCCGGTTACCTGCGGCATTGATTCAATTGGGCCGGGTCCGGATGAGAACCGCTCGCTTCTTGATGTGGCCGGTTACAATGATGGCCGTGGTTCTTGCTTTGGTTATGAGCTAGATCACGAGAAACATCCGAATCGAATAATGGTTGCTACGGAAGCGCCGCACACCTTCCAGACCAGAGGCTTCTACCGGACGCAGACCTGGTGGCGTGACAAGAACCGTCACCGCATCGAAATCCCCAATTTGACGGAGAAGGAGCTCTTTTTTGACGGTGCGCTCCAGTACAATTCCTCGTATGACAATAGCGGGGTCCGGACCTCTGCCAGACATTCGTGGGGCTTTGTTCAGAAATATTCATACCTGATCGGAGAATTCCGCTGGACTGGCTTCGATTATCTTGGAGAATCGTTCGGCTGGCCTGCACGAAGCGCGAATTTCGGAATCATCGATTTGGCCAACTTCCCGAAGGACCATTATTATTTCTACCAGAGCCGATTTACGAGTAGTCCCATGATTCATCTGCTTCCTCATTGGACACATCCAGGCTTGGAAGATAGCCGTATACCGGTATGGATATACACGAATTGTGATGAAGCAGAGCTGCTGCTGAACGGTCGCTCGCTGGGCAGAAAGAGAATGGGAGATGCGATGTACTTGTCGTGGGACGTGAGCTATGAGCCTGGCACACTGGAAGCTATCGGGTATGTAGCAGGACAGCCGCAGGCTGTAAAGAAAGTGCGTACTGCCGGTGAGCCTGCGGGCATACGGCTGGAGACGGATACGGACAGCCTGCGCCCGGATGGACGCGATGTCGCGCAAGTCAGCTTCTCAATCATTGATGCACAAGGGCGATTCGTGCCGAGCGGGGATAGTGTTGTCGCTCTTCAGGTTGCCGGACCTGCAGAGCTTCTTGGCACGGAGAATGGGGACCCATTGGACCTGACTCCGCCGCGGTCTCCGCTTCGCAAGGCGTTCTACGGTCTCGGCATGGGGCTTGTGCAGTCAACCTTCGAGGACAAGCCGATTGAAGTTACGGCTGCCGTAATCGCAGGATCGACTATATTTACTGATTCAACCACAGTGACTATTGCTTTAGAGCGCATTGCCCTAAGAGGGGGGTTAAGCTCCAGGGAGCTTGCCATCTATTATTCCATAGACGGTTCAGAGGCGAACACGCTTTACAGGGGAGCCTTCGAAATCAATAACAGCTGTACCATTCGAGCTGTCGTGGTGGAGAATGGAGATACGATCCTTGAGCTGCTTGCCGAATTCAAAAAGGGAGTGCATGAGAAGGTCATTGATCTGACGCATGGCAATCATCAGGAAGAGCCTGCTAGGTTCAACGGGCCGTTCGCTTTTCAAGTATGCGGTGATTGGACGGATGGCACCCTGCGGTATCATTTCCAGCCTGACGGAACGGTGCTGCAATCCATCGGCTTAGATACTCCTCTGCTGTATGGAACATGGTGGTGCGATAGGGGAACGGGAGAGCTTGCGCCTCTGGATCGGCAGAAGAATCATAAGCTCACGCTTGTCACTCAGCCAGCGGAAAGTCTGTCTCTTGAACATGACCATTGCAGGATCACATTGACTAGATTGACTCAGGGGACAATATGAACGGATATAATATCTTATTTATCATGACAGATCAGCTTCGATTGGATGCGCTCGGCAAAACAGGAGGCTGGGTAAAAACGCCTCATATCGATGCTCTTGCCGCAGAGGGAATGCTGTTTACCAATTGTATCACCAATTCTCCGGTTTGCATTCCGGCCCGGGTTTCTTTAGCTACAGGCTTGTACCCTCATAATACAGGGGTTTGGAAAAATATAGAGTATGATTTGCCGGCGGACAGCAGCACATGGATGCAAACGATTCGGGATGCGGGTTACCGTACCGGTCTGATTGGCAAAACTCATTTGCACCGTCACATAGGCGATCTGAGGGAACGTGAACATCTTATGCATACCTATGGATTTGATCATGTGGACGAAATTGGCGGACCAAGAGCCAGCATGTGGGTTGGCAGCCATATGACGGACGAGTGGAGCAAAGCTGGCGTGCTGGATGCATATATTCAGGAATATAATGACCGGTTCACCACCAAACCGTATGTAGCGAGACCGTCGGTTCTTCCTTTGTCTCTGTATGCGGATGTATATGTCGGAACCAAGGCCCAAGCATTCATCAGCAGCTATAAGGACGACAAGCCTTGGTTTTGTATGGTCAGCTTCGGCGGTCCGCATGAGCCGTGGGACGCTCCTGAGCCTTACGCCAGCATGTACGAACCGGAGCAAATGCCAAAGCCTATCCCTAGACCTTCAGTTGACTCAACTCGTCCCATAGGGCATTTGGATGAGCTGATGAACGAGAATCGGCATTCACCTGTTCTAGAGGAGCAGGACATTGCCGCCATGAGGGCCAATTATGCCGGTAATGTGACCCTGATTGATGAGCAGATCGGTCAGATACTTCAAGTCTTGAAAGAGAAAAACGAATTGGATAAGACGGTGATAGTGTTTACCGCGGACCATGGGGAAATGAACGGGGATTACGGCTTGCTTTACAAAGAGAACTTCTTAAACGCAGCGGTAAAGGTGCCGCTTATCATTTGGACCCCGGAGCTAAAGAGCAGTGAGCATGCTGGAGCAGTATACGACGGAATGGTGGAGCTGTTCGATATTGGTCCGAGCATGTGCGAATTAGCCGGAACGCAGCTTGCGCATCGTCATTTTGCGAAATCGTTGAGTCCTGTTCTCGAAGACCCCAGGACAGTGCACAGGGAAGAGGCGATATCCGAGATTCACGGCGAAGTGATGCTGCAAAACCGGGAGTGGAAGTTAGTGCTTAACGCACAAGGTACTCCTTATCTGCTGTTTCATTTGACAGAGGATCCCAATGAGCAGCGTAATTTGGTGGGAGAACCGGCTTATGGCGAAGTAGTTCAGAAGCTTAAGGATACTATTTTTGCAAGATTGATGTCCAGCTTAGTTTATAAGAACTAAGCCAAATCATTAACGGAATGGGGGATTTACGTTGGAAGCCAACCATACCTTGGTCAACCGACCGAACTTCATATTTATTTTGTTGGATGATATGGGATGGAAGGATCTGGGTTGTTATGGAAGCTCCTTCTACGAGACGCCACATCTAGACCGCCTTGCAAGCGAGGGAATGAGATTTACGGATGCATATGCAGCTAGCCCAGTGTGCTCTCCTACACGCGCTAGCATTCTGACAGGGAAGTATCCAGCTTCTCTCGGAATCACGAACTGGATTGGCGGCGATGCAAAGGGGAAACTGCTTGATGCACCTTATCTTCGCTATTTGCCCTTGGAAGAGAAAAGTATGGCCCGTGCTCTTAAAGAGCATGGATATCGCACCTGGAACGTAGGCAAGTGGCATATGGGCGGAAAAGATTTTTATCCCGAAAAACACGGCTTTGACGTCAACGTCGGCGGCTGCGACTGGGGATCGCCGCACAAAGGATACTTCAGCCCTTATGGAATTGAAACGCTTCCGGATGGTCCGGAGGGAGAATATTTGACGGATAGATTGACCGATGAAGCGATCAGACTGATTCAACAAAAGGATCAGGCGCCGTTTTTCCTTTACTTATCGCATTATACGGTGCATACACCGATCCAGGCCAAAGCGGAAGATATCGCCAAATATACCGAAAAAGCCAAGAAGCTGGGATTGGATCAGTTAAGTGCTATCGAAGAGGGGGAACTCTTCCCCTGCGAGCACAAGAAACATTTGCGCGTCCAACGAAGGGTGATTCAATCGGATCCCGTCTATGCGGCAATGATTGATAATCTGGACTGGAATATCGGAAGGCTGCTGCAGGCTCTGGAGGAGACGGGACAAGCTGAGAATACGGTCATTATCTTCACCTCGGACAACGGTGGATTGGCTACAGCCGAGAGCTCGCCTACATGCAATGCGCCGTTGCAGGAGGGAAAAGGCTGGATGTACGAAGGCGGTGTGCGCGAGCCGTTGATCGTCAAATGGCCGGGAACAATAAAGCCCGGCAGTGTATGCGAGGTTCCGGTAACCAGCCCCGATTTTTATCCGACCCTGCTCGAAATAGCGGGACTTCCCTTATTACCAGAGCAGCATTCGGACGGAATCAGCTTCGTCCCTTTGCTGAAGGGAGAAGATAGCCTGGAACGGGAAGCGATATATTGGCATTATCCCCATTATGGCAATCAAGGAGGCACCCCTGGTTCATCCATACGTATGGGAAATGATAAGCTCATTGAGTTCTTTGAAGACGGGCGTGTTGAGCTGTACAATTTGCTTGCGGATTTAGGTGAGGAACATGATATTGCCAAAGAGCGGCCGGACTTGGCGGAGAAGCTCCAAAAGAAGCTAAGCCAGTGGCGAGAGCAGGTTGAAGCGAAAATTCCAGTGCCGAATCCTGAGTATACACAATCATTTTGATGTCCAAACGCTGGAACTGTTCACGTCAATAGAATGGAATATCGCCGCTTCTTTCGTCATTGAAAGATAGCGGCGATACTTTTTTAAATATCCTTTAACTGGGATCTTCATGATCTTTCAATTTTCGCATAGTTCTATATTGCCCGGGTGTTAGCCCGGTTTCCTTCTTAAACGAACGTATGAAATTTTGAGTATTTTTGTAGTTCAGTTGTATAGAAATTTCATTAATCGCCAAATCGGACTGAATCAGCATTTCCTTCGCTTTATTGATTCGGTCGTATTTCACATATTCAGAGAACGGAACACCTTGTTCCTTTCGGAATATCAGCCCCAGATATCCCGGCGAATAGTTCAATTTCGTGCTGATCGACTCAAGGGTTGGCTCTGTTTCATTTTGGATAAGCGACAGCATTTGCTCGGATATTCGTTGATGCTGCCGTTCGTTTTTTTCTTCTATTAAACGTAAAGATGGTATGATTACACGATGCTTGAACCAGCTTTCAATTTCATCAGCTGTCTGCAGCTCCATAAGTTCTCTAGGTAAGGATTGTCCGTCTAGTATTAAATTCGCATTCTCATTGTCAGGCTGGTATAGACGAACAATGTCATTCAGCAGTCTTATGAGAATCATCTGGTAGTCTGTAAGAGATAGAGGATTGTTTTGGAACAGCAATTGAATAAACCGATGAAGCGCATCGTCGGCTTTTACTGGTTCATTCAATTTTATGGCATCAGTTAGCTGAATAGATAAGTATTCAGGATAGTCAATTGGGTTTCTGTTGCTTGATGGTTCTACATCTTCAATAAATAGTAGAGACTGATTCCCGAACCGAACTCTATACTTAAGGGCATTCATGGCTTCTTTAAGAGCTAAAGGAGCATCGATGAGATCTGTAAATGTAGTACTAACTCCAGCACTCACCGATAGCTTAGTGTAATCGCGAATTTTTTCTAAAGTATTCTGAGCCTGAATAAGGATCGTACCTTTATTCAAGTTTGCATCTTGATTCTTTAATCCAAGGATGCAGATGAGGGATTGATTCATCACAACAGAAGATAATCGCATGGAAGAGGGGATGACTTCTTCCAAGATATTCATCAGGATAAAAATAAGCAACTCCCGATCGCTCTCCTTGAACCGACTGTTTGTCAGGGTGTCTATTTGAATAGCGATGAGAGTGTATTGCTCTTGAAATTGCAGCTGTTGGTGATGATCCAGTATTTTTTCCTGAATTTCGTTTCGCAGCATCCCACTGGACAAAAGCTGGAATACATAATATTTATTGAGATGAATGCCTTGCGATATGATTTGCTGTTTCATATTTTTCAGAGCAGATCCAATATATTCTAATTCATCATATGTCCAACTTCCTGGTTTTTTCTTCTCAATTAGACTTGAAATTTTTCTAATGGGGTTATGAATTTTCATAGCTCCTGTGAATGACAATGCCACCATGATAATTATTAATCCGCAACATATCATTAGCGTGAGCCAGCCGATCCAACGACTATCTTTATGAATGACTGATTTCGGCACAATGGAAATATAATAAGTCCAGTTAGTAAACTCCGATTTTTTGTAAAAAAAATATACATCCTCTCCTTGAAACTCTCCCCTTGTGAAACCTGAAGGCGTATCCGGATATTGCTCTAGGAAAGGAATATCTAATCGATCAGGGATGTTTTTATTGTCATTAGAAGCCAATACCTGTTTTTCTTTATTAATAATGAACAAGGTGTTAAAGCTTTGGGACTTGGCAATCCATTCACTCCACTTACTCTCGCTGATTTTTACAGCTAGCAAACCCATAGGTGACCTCCATACATTTGCAGGTACGGACTGTATATGCCAGATGCCTCTTGGCAACTGAGTATTGTGTATGAGAGGTTCTTGTCCCAAGTGATTATCTAATAATGTAGAAGATTTGAACTTTAATTGCTGTAATAGCAATTGGTAAGCATCTGTTTGATGTTGGTTTAATTGAAAGATTTTCTCCGGATAAATAGCCCAGTTATGCTTCATGTTTATATAGTAAATTGACTCGATGCCGAGTTCTTTAGTGAACATGTACTCCAAGTTGAGAGAAGCATCACGTATGACTTGAAAATTCCTCTCATGAAGTGCTGTATTCGATAGCTTATCCATTATTGGGAGGTTCGAGAATTGAACGACTGAACGCTCAATGATTTTCAAGTTCTGCTCGATGGATATCTCGGTTTGAGCAAGCAGTTGCTGGTTGCTGTTCGTCACTTTATTTAATATACTGGCCGCTGAATTGTGATACGCAAAATACCCAAGCAATACCATGGGGAAAATGGAAAGAAACAAGCCATAGATAAGTAGTCTCATGAAATATGTAGACAATAAATCACCCCTTTTTCTCATTTAACCATAGCTTATTAGGGATTTCACACGCAATAATCATTCTCCCCAATTCGTAATCATCATACATCGAAGTGTGTGATGATTATAGACAGTCATACAATATAGCTGTAATTTCGAATTGTAACCCACATCAAGCGTGAAGATGGGATGCGTTATCAATACGAATATA is part of the Paenibacillus algicola genome and harbors:
- a CDS encoding glycoside hydrolase family 2 TIM barrel-domain containing protein, with the protein product MSQLDCRKRECFDWNWKFILSDEIDAYRDDYDDSHWRTVQLPHDWSIEGEYAEQNPTGKCGGFLPSGIGWYRKQLEWSGTIGEKGLFLEFDGIYMNSTIWINGCKVNERPYGYMGFEVAFADLLREGSNTIAIRVDNTGSPSGRWYTGCGIYRHVWLVETEVVRVAHWGTYITTPAIHNEYALVHGQIELTNHSAGEREVTLVAQIFSPSGTLVGKASKLLKLEANKGATEEVEMNISSPKLWSVDTPEVYTMKTEIFANGCCIDDHVTSFGIRSFSIDTTRGFALNGQPMKLKGVCLHHDAGPVGAAVPEKLLMKRLRMLKEMGCNAIRTAHHPMSPEFYTFCDRLGFIVVDEAFDGWEKTKADCDYGLYFEEWWQQDLGDMLRRDRNHPCVLFWSIGNEVLDMKPETTRKLVEFVHQLDPTRPVTCGIDSIGPGPDENRSLLDVAGYNDGRGSCFGYELDHEKHPNRIMVATEAPHTFQTRGFYRTQTWWRDKNRHRIEIPNLTEKELFFDGALQYNSSYDNSGVRTSARHSWGFVQKYSYLIGEFRWTGFDYLGESFGWPARSANFGIIDLANFPKDHYYFYQSRFTSSPMIHLLPHWTHPGLEDSRIPVWIYTNCDEAELLLNGRSLGRKRMGDAMYLSWDVSYEPGTLEAIGYVAGQPQAVKKVRTAGEPAGIRLETDTDSLRPDGRDVAQVSFSIIDAQGRFVPSGDSVVALQVAGPAELLGTENGDPLDLTPPRSPLRKAFYGLGMGLVQSTFEDKPIEVTAAVIAGSTIFTDSTTVTIALERIALRGGLSSRELAIYYSIDGSEANTLYRGAFEINNSCTIRAVVVENGDTILELLAEFKKGVHEKVIDLTHGNHQEEPARFNGPFAFQVCGDWTDGTLRYHFQPDGTVLQSIGLDTPLLYGTWWCDRGTGELAPLDRQKNHKLTLVTQPAESLSLEHDHCRITLTRLTQGTI
- a CDS encoding sulfatase family protein; protein product: MNGYNILFIMTDQLRLDALGKTGGWVKTPHIDALAAEGMLFTNCITNSPVCIPARVSLATGLYPHNTGVWKNIEYDLPADSSTWMQTIRDAGYRTGLIGKTHLHRHIGDLREREHLMHTYGFDHVDEIGGPRASMWVGSHMTDEWSKAGVLDAYIQEYNDRFTTKPYVARPSVLPLSLYADVYVGTKAQAFISSYKDDKPWFCMVSFGGPHEPWDAPEPYASMYEPEQMPKPIPRPSVDSTRPIGHLDELMNENRHSPVLEEQDIAAMRANYAGNVTLIDEQIGQILQVLKEKNELDKTVIVFTADHGEMNGDYGLLYKENFLNAAVKVPLIIWTPELKSSEHAGAVYDGMVELFDIGPSMCELAGTQLAHRHFAKSLSPVLEDPRTVHREEAISEIHGEVMLQNREWKLVLNAQGTPYLLFHLTEDPNEQRNLVGEPAYGEVVQKLKDTIFARLMSSLVYKN
- a CDS encoding sulfatase gives rise to the protein MEANHTLVNRPNFIFILLDDMGWKDLGCYGSSFYETPHLDRLASEGMRFTDAYAASPVCSPTRASILTGKYPASLGITNWIGGDAKGKLLDAPYLRYLPLEEKSMARALKEHGYRTWNVGKWHMGGKDFYPEKHGFDVNVGGCDWGSPHKGYFSPYGIETLPDGPEGEYLTDRLTDEAIRLIQQKDQAPFFLYLSHYTVHTPIQAKAEDIAKYTEKAKKLGLDQLSAIEEGELFPCEHKKHLRVQRRVIQSDPVYAAMIDNLDWNIGRLLQALEETGQAENTVIIFTSDNGGLATAESSPTCNAPLQEGKGWMYEGGVREPLIVKWPGTIKPGSVCEVPVTSPDFYPTLLEIAGLPLLPEQHSDGISFVPLLKGEDSLEREAIYWHYPHYGNQGGTPGSSIRMGNDKLIEFFEDGRVELYNLLADLGEEHDIAKERPDLAEKLQKKLSQWREQVEAKIPVPNPEYTQSF
- a CDS encoding helix-turn-helix domain-containing protein, which translates into the protein MKHNWAIYPEKIFQLNQHQTDAYQLLLQQLKFKSSTLLDNHLGQEPLIHNTQLPRGIWHIQSVPANVWRSPMGLLAVKISESKWSEWIAKSQSFNTLFIINKEKQVLASNDNKNIPDRLDIPFLEQYPDTPSGFTRGEFQGEDVYFFYKKSEFTNWTYYISIVPKSVIHKDSRWIGWLTLMICCGLIIIMVALSFTGAMKIHNPIRKISSLIEKKKPGSWTYDELEYIGSALKNMKQQIISQGIHLNKYYVFQLLSSGMLRNEIQEKILDHHQQLQFQEQYTLIAIQIDTLTNSRFKESDRELLIFILMNILEEVIPSSMRLSSVVMNQSLICILGLKNQDANLNKGTILIQAQNTLEKIRDYTKLSVSAGVSTTFTDLIDAPLALKEAMNALKYRVRFGNQSLLFIEDVEPSSNRNPIDYPEYLSIQLTDAIKLNEPVKADDALHRFIQLLFQNNPLSLTDYQMILIRLLNDIVRLYQPDNENANLILDGQSLPRELMELQTADEIESWFKHRVIIPSLRLIEEKNERQHQRISEQMLSLIQNETEPTLESISTKLNYSPGYLGLIFRKEQGVPFSEYVKYDRINKAKEMLIQSDLAINEISIQLNYKNTQNFIRSFKKETGLTPGQYRTMRKLKDHEDPS